One window of Paenibacillus sp. FSL K6-3182 genomic DNA carries:
- a CDS encoding HAD family hydrolase produces the protein MSTIDTTIFDLDQTLLDKNQSLINFAKYQYERFALHAFIEDRDEFIAKFTELNNRLIPKEDVYNELIGYFKIEDALFTPLLDDLNNHFHQYSVGFPGMNEMLLSLKQRGYKLGMITNGREFYQRNKVTALGIMELFDDIVISGAVNLRKPDHAIFQLSLSNLSSSSAQSVFIGDNLKADIIPANELGMRTILKSNDLTIKFPDAICHDLREIPAIIHRFSA, from the coding sequence TTGAGCACCATTGATACGACTATCTTTGACCTAGACCAGACCTTGCTTGATAAAAACCAATCGTTGATCAACTTTGCAAAGTATCAGTATGAACGTTTTGCACTCCATGCCTTCATTGAAGACAGAGATGAATTTATTGCGAAGTTTACTGAATTAAATAATAGGCTCATACCCAAAGAAGATGTTTATAACGAGTTAATCGGATATTTCAAGATTGAAGATGCTCTATTTACGCCGCTGCTCGATGATTTAAACAATCACTTTCATCAATACAGCGTCGGGTTTCCCGGCATGAATGAAATGCTTCTCTCCTTAAAGCAGCGAGGATATAAATTAGGCATGATTACGAATGGCAGGGAATTTTATCAGAGAAATAAAGTAACTGCTCTCGGTATTATGGAGCTATTTGATGATATTGTGATATCAGGTGCGGTCAATTTGCGAAAGCCTGATCATGCTATTTTTCAATTGTCGCTCTCTAATTTAAGCTCTTCGTCTGCGCAGTCCGTTTTTATTGGCGATAATCTCAAGGCTGACATTATTCCGGCGAACGAATTAGGGATGCGAACGATTTTGAAGAGCAATGACCTCACGATTAAATTTCCAGATGCGATATGTCATGATTTACGTGAAATTCCAGCCATCATCCATCGTTTTTCAGCATAA
- a CDS encoding GDSL-type esterase/lipase family protein, which yields MTVSLKFDFGIGSAPASPYIQVLPNTIYNKDAGYGFESTLRISSRNREEADRLRGAFCIPLEAAFVVDLPNGCYTITATIGDAIAPTSTTLKYGVGRIVLHKAVTSAGQYAVHSFTVKVTDGRLRLVFSGVAPRINALQIDEAKQATTIYLAGDSTVTDQDTFPYAGWGQMLPLYFKTDVAIDNHAMSGRSSRSFINEGRLAAIMEQIKPGDYLWIQFGHNDEKPDEERATEPFGSFKEMLAVYVEESRARGAKPVLITPMHRRKFDEQGRIIDTHGDYLLGMKQLAAELDVPLIDLAAKSKDLYERLGDEPSKALFMWAYPGEFIHFPDGAQDDTHFQELGGIQIAGLVAEGVRELALSPLLLYLKGR from the coding sequence ATGACTGTTTCGCTTAAGTTTGATTTTGGTATCGGCAGCGCTCCCGCTTCACCTTATATACAAGTACTGCCGAATACGATCTATAACAAAGACGCAGGCTACGGTTTTGAGTCAACCCTGCGTATAAGCTCACGGAATAGAGAAGAGGCGGATCGTCTTCGCGGAGCATTCTGTATTCCACTTGAAGCCGCGTTTGTTGTTGATCTGCCAAATGGCTGCTACACGATAACAGCTACGATAGGCGATGCCATTGCTCCAACCTCTACAACGTTAAAATATGGCGTAGGGCGCATAGTGCTGCACAAGGCTGTTACATCAGCAGGACAATATGCGGTGCACAGCTTCACCGTCAAAGTAACCGATGGACGGCTGCGGCTTGTCTTCTCAGGAGTAGCGCCGCGAATAAATGCACTTCAGATTGACGAGGCGAAGCAAGCGACGACGATTTATTTGGCGGGAGACTCAACCGTAACCGATCAAGATACGTTCCCATATGCCGGATGGGGGCAGATGCTTCCGCTTTATTTTAAGACGGATGTAGCGATTGATAATCATGCCATGTCGGGAAGAAGCTCACGAAGCTTTATTAACGAAGGGCGATTGGCAGCAATCATGGAGCAAATAAAGCCGGGCGACTATTTATGGATTCAATTCGGACATAATGACGAGAAGCCGGATGAAGAGCGGGCAACTGAACCGTTTGGCAGCTTTAAGGAGATGCTGGCCGTTTATGTAGAGGAATCAAGGGCACGCGGTGCAAAACCTGTATTAATTACACCGATGCATCGCCGCAAGTTCGACGAGCAAGGCAGGATTATCGATACTCATGGTGATTATTTGCTCGGAATGAAGCAGCTTGCGGCAGAGCTGGATGTTCCGTTGATCGATTTGGCTGCAAAGAGCAAAGATTTGTATGAGCGTTTGGGAGACGAGCCGTCTAAAGCGCTGTTCATGTGGGCTTATCCGGGAGAATTTATTCATTTTCCTGATGGCGCTCAGGACGACACACATTTTCAAGAGCTGGGCGGCATTCAAATTGCTGGATTAGTAGCAGAAGGCGTGCGTGAGCTCGCTTTATCGCCGCTGCTTTTATATTTAAAGGGGCGTTAG
- a CDS encoding J domain-containing protein, whose translation MDELKQAYETMGLPELAAKEEVEKRYTTLMRQSRSRAQLQKDNAGDADESFATITKAYRLILEYEDRKLTDAFNEQEYGKYKKMAGQAQKMDHFWRYYKFHTLGAIAAVALIIYGVISFMNYREEQERLANLPPVDLNVSFMGNYMLKDDAPKKEPIETALLTAFPEWKRFVSTLTFVPKDQQSQFAYMQKAVLVLATEHPDVYIMDESIFDWIGVQGMLMKLDDDVNGVFKPYMTDSLSKKLKTDEDTQEHVYGIDLSKSALVNQLPLYKENMIIGIRVDSKNPDKAKAFINKYLATIK comes from the coding sequence GTGGACGAGTTAAAACAAGCCTATGAAACGATGGGGCTGCCAGAACTTGCGGCCAAAGAGGAAGTGGAGAAGCGTTATACGACACTTATGCGTCAATCACGCTCCAGAGCACAGCTGCAGAAGGATAACGCGGGGGATGCGGATGAATCTTTTGCAACGATTACGAAAGCATATCGACTGATTCTCGAGTACGAGGATCGCAAGCTAACCGATGCCTTCAACGAGCAAGAGTACGGTAAATACAAGAAGATGGCTGGACAAGCTCAGAAAATGGATCATTTCTGGCGCTATTACAAGTTTCACACGCTCGGAGCCATCGCTGCGGTAGCACTTATTATTTATGGTGTAATCAGCTTCATGAACTATCGTGAAGAACAAGAGCGACTCGCTAATTTGCCGCCCGTCGATTTGAACGTTTCATTTATGGGCAATTACATGCTGAAGGATGATGCGCCTAAGAAAGAGCCTATTGAAACCGCTCTTTTGACAGCGTTTCCCGAATGGAAGAGATTTGTTTCTACGCTTACGTTTGTCCCGAAAGACCAGCAATCTCAATTTGCCTATATGCAGAAAGCAGTGCTCGTACTAGCTACTGAGCATCCGGATGTATATATTATGGATGAGAGCATTTTTGATTGGATCGGCGTTCAGGGAATGCTTATGAAGCTAGACGACGATGTTAACGGAGTGTTCAAGCCGTACATGACTGACAGCCTTTCGAAGAAGCTTAAGACCGACGAGGATACACAAGAGCATGTATACGGAATTGATCTGAGCAAGAGTGCACTGGTCAACCAGCTTCCGCTGTACAAAGAAAACATGATTATCGGCATTAGAGTCGATAGCAAAAATCCAGACAAAGCCAAAGCATTCATTAATAAATACTTGGCTACAATAAAATAG
- a CDS encoding nitrate reductase, which yields MQQSLGIHMSKDSGFVMDTQCPFCSVQCKMRITKELPVLGSSRPSYVIEGIANAASEGRLCVKGMNAHQHATSTERLLQPLVRKDGQLVSASWEEALSTISSRFQAIAKEYGPDSLGVYGGGSLTNESAYLLGKFARVALGTKYIDYNGRFCMSAAASAGNKTFGIDRGLTCRLSDIPLARCIILAGTNIAECQPTLMPYFTKAKENGAIIIVIDPRVTATAAIADIHLQLKPGTDAALVNGLLKVLLDEKLIDETFISRRTNGFAELKDHLSGIQLEEVADLTGLKVAAIQKAAMAYGRAETGIIFTARGVEQQTDGHVGVRNFLNLVLATGKVGKSGCGYGAVTGQGNGQGGREHGQKSDQLPGYRNIEDEQDRSYVAGVWGIDPTELPRKGVSAYEMMELVHQRVIRSLFVMGSNPIVSNPNANLVEKGLQNLDFLVVADMFLSETAKLADIVLPVTAYLENDGTLTNLEGRVLLRESTIASPGETRHDWSILCQIAEELGKKRYFSFQSAEQIFEELRLASRGGLADYYGITYDRLRREGGIYWPCTSTEEDGNQGMMFTDAFAHSDGKAIFMPVASRLPEEIPSEKYPLTMTNGRVLSHYLTGVQTRKSPSLAARNIENYIEIHPKTAQKLRVEDGEWVEVTSRRGSFNVRSRITDKIREDTVFVPMHWGGVQNVNKATSPELDPHCKMPGFKTSTVAITTLRLRK from the coding sequence ATGCAGCAATCGTTAGGTATTCATATGAGCAAGGATTCAGGCTTCGTCATGGATACGCAATGTCCGTTTTGCAGTGTGCAATGCAAGATGCGCATAACGAAAGAACTGCCTGTTCTAGGCTCAAGCAGGCCTTCGTATGTGATTGAAGGAATTGCTAATGCTGCTTCGGAAGGACGTCTATGCGTGAAAGGCATGAATGCACATCAGCATGCAACTAGTACAGAGCGTCTGCTTCAGCCATTAGTAAGGAAGGATGGTCAGCTTGTCTCTGCATCATGGGAGGAAGCATTAAGCACCATTAGCAGCAGATTCCAAGCCATCGCCAAGGAGTATGGCCCTGATTCCCTTGGCGTATATGGAGGTGGGTCGCTGACTAACGAGAGCGCCTACTTGCTCGGGAAGTTCGCCAGAGTTGCGCTCGGAACAAAGTATATCGACTATAACGGTCGATTTTGCATGTCTGCTGCAGCGTCTGCTGGCAACAAAACCTTCGGTATCGATCGAGGACTGACCTGTCGATTATCCGATATTCCGCTTGCTCGGTGCATTATTTTGGCAGGAACGAATATAGCCGAATGTCAGCCCACATTGATGCCTTATTTCACAAAAGCAAAAGAAAATGGAGCCATCATCATCGTTATTGATCCGAGAGTTACGGCAACGGCAGCGATTGCCGACATCCATTTACAGCTTAAGCCCGGTACAGATGCTGCACTCGTTAATGGATTGCTGAAGGTGCTGCTGGATGAGAAGCTGATAGATGAAACGTTCATTTCGAGAAGAACCAATGGATTTGCTGAATTAAAGGATCATCTATCCGGCATTCAGCTGGAAGAAGTGGCCGATTTAACGGGCTTAAAGGTAGCTGCTATTCAAAAAGCGGCGATGGCGTATGGACGCGCGGAAACCGGCATTATTTTCACTGCGAGAGGTGTTGAACAACAGACTGACGGCCATGTAGGAGTAAGAAACTTTTTGAACCTCGTACTTGCTACCGGAAAAGTCGGCAAATCTGGATGCGGCTACGGCGCCGTTACCGGACAGGGCAATGGGCAGGGCGGAAGAGAACATGGACAAAAAAGCGATCAATTGCCAGGGTACCGGAATATAGAAGACGAGCAGGACCGCTCATATGTGGCTGGCGTGTGGGGAATTGATCCTACTGAGCTGCCGCGAAAGGGTGTGTCCGCGTATGAAATGATGGAGCTTGTTCATCAGCGCGTTATTCGTTCACTGTTCGTGATGGGCTCTAATCCAATCGTATCAAATCCAAATGCTAATTTAGTCGAGAAAGGATTACAAAACTTAGATTTTTTAGTGGTAGCGGACATGTTTTTGTCAGAGACGGCTAAATTAGCCGATATTGTATTGCCGGTCACGGCGTACTTAGAGAATGACGGTACCTTGACTAATCTGGAAGGCCGAGTGCTTTTAAGAGAATCTACGATCGCTTCGCCAGGTGAGACAAGGCATGACTGGTCTATTTTGTGCCAAATAGCCGAAGAATTGGGCAAGAAGAGATATTTCTCCTTCCAATCTGCCGAACAAATCTTTGAGGAGCTGCGACTTGCAAGCCGTGGCGGGTTAGCGGATTACTATGGTATTACTTATGATCGGTTGCGGCGGGAAGGCGGCATCTATTGGCCATGCACCTCTACCGAGGAGGATGGAAATCAAGGCATGATGTTTACTGATGCCTTTGCACATTCGGATGGAAAAGCGATCTTTATGCCAGTGGCCAGCCGTCTTCCTGAGGAGATACCTAGCGAAAAATATCCGCTAACGATGACAAACGGAAGAGTACTGTCTCACTACTTGACGGGTGTTCAAACACGTAAAAGTCCGTCTTTAGCTGCACGAAATATCGAAAACTATATTGAAATTCATCCGAAAACTGCTCAAAAGCTTCGAGTTGAGGATGGCGAATGGGTGGAGGTGACTTCACGCAGAGGCAGTTTCAACGTTCGAAGCAGAATCACCGATAAGATTAGGGAGGATACCGTATTTGTACCCATGCACTGGGGCGGTGTGCAGAACGTGAATAAGGCAACTAGTCCCGAGCTGGATCCCCATTGCAAAATGCCGGGCTTCAAAACATCAACCGTTGCGATAACAACGCTGCGTTTACGGAAATAA
- the nirB gene encoding nitrite reductase large subunit NirB, producing the protein MSREKLVVIGNGMAGMKCVDEIIKLAPNKFRITVFGNEQHPNYNRILLSKVLQGDSSIDSIVINDWSWYEERGIHLYTGETVAHIHSDSQYVTTLSGIRADYDHLIIATGSSAFIPPIAGVHKSGVISFRNIDDCKTMIEYAKKYKKAAVIGGGLLGLEAARGLLNLGMETDVIHNAPYLMNRQLDRMSSDMLRKELEEQGMRFWLSRETESITGLNRAKGIRFTNGSSLEADLIVISVGIRPNVELAQKSGIDTNRAIIVDDHMRTSKTYIYAVGECAEHRGVAYGLVAPLYEQGKVLAKSICGHISEPYLGSVPYAQLKVSGVEVFSVGEIRPEEAETAIQQFDGIRGTYKKVTMKEGTVRGAILFGDTAEGTTLLGLVKRRAAVAELIAPPSVGGSSANDELAANMPERETVCACNAVNKSAIMCAVIEDGLQTLEQVRDRTKASSSCGGCRPIVAAIVHYSLQHGKGALEAAVPPICSCTDTSHEMLKQYVAANQTSTIHELKTTLGWKSLSGCNVCSSALQYYLELYHPETTIRDRNITAECSFNVDTAPTNPDLISGLHAEFDSVSLRSELQSCCASLLFPAPVKAAITSSIQYPVGILVHDIGITGAPAGWEIYAGGHAEHPVKQGQLIAVAESNMQALALSAALLQLYRENAEFGERMWKWVERAGIIDIREIILDSRCQVELNGRAQLAAAAQQRMKGLGEGKCSNR; encoded by the coding sequence ATGAGTAGAGAGAAGCTAGTCGTTATAGGAAATGGAATGGCAGGTATGAAATGTGTCGATGAAATCATCAAGCTTGCGCCAAATAAATTCCGAATTACGGTATTTGGCAATGAGCAGCATCCGAACTATAACCGTATTTTATTATCAAAGGTGCTTCAAGGAGACTCTTCTATTGACAGCATCGTCATTAATGATTGGTCTTGGTATGAGGAACGGGGAATTCATCTTTATACAGGCGAGACCGTCGCTCATATTCATTCGGATTCACAATATGTAACGACCTTATCCGGCATTCGAGCCGATTATGATCATCTCATTATAGCAACCGGCTCTTCAGCCTTTATACCGCCCATAGCAGGAGTTCATAAATCTGGTGTCATATCGTTCCGTAACATTGATGATTGCAAGACGATGATCGAATACGCAAAAAAATATAAAAAAGCTGCCGTTATCGGCGGTGGCTTACTAGGGCTTGAAGCTGCACGAGGTTTGTTAAATCTCGGCATGGAAACAGATGTCATTCACAATGCACCTTATTTAATGAATCGTCAGCTCGATCGTATGTCATCCGACATGCTTCGCAAAGAATTGGAAGAGCAGGGCATGCGATTCTGGCTGAGCAGGGAAACGGAAAGCATTACCGGACTAAATCGCGCCAAAGGCATACGCTTTACGAACGGCAGTTCATTAGAAGCAGATTTGATCGTCATTTCCGTAGGAATCCGTCCAAACGTCGAGCTAGCCCAAAAGAGCGGCATCGATACCAATAGAGCGATCATCGTGGACGATCACATGCGAACGAGCAAGACCTATATTTATGCTGTTGGAGAATGCGCGGAGCATCGCGGCGTCGCATATGGATTAGTTGCACCGTTATATGAGCAGGGTAAGGTGCTGGCCAAAAGCATTTGCGGACATATTTCAGAGCCCTACTTGGGCTCGGTACCTTACGCACAGCTCAAGGTTTCGGGGGTCGAGGTTTTTTCAGTTGGTGAAATTCGTCCGGAAGAAGCAGAGACAGCAATTCAGCAGTTTGATGGCATTCGTGGAACATATAAAAAAGTGACAATGAAAGAAGGTACGGTTCGCGGAGCTATATTGTTTGGCGATACGGCCGAAGGAACAACCTTGCTTGGCTTAGTGAAGAGAAGGGCAGCTGTTGCGGAGCTTATTGCTCCTCCGAGTGTGGGAGGCAGCAGTGCAAACGATGAACTAGCTGCTAATATGCCAGAGCGTGAGACAGTCTGCGCCTGTAATGCAGTAAACAAATCTGCTATCATGTGCGCTGTAATTGAAGATGGACTGCAAACGCTCGAACAGGTTCGAGACCGTACGAAAGCTTCAAGTTCCTGCGGAGGCTGCCGTCCCATCGTCGCAGCCATCGTCCACTATTCGCTTCAACATGGCAAAGGTGCTTTGGAAGCAGCGGTTCCACCTATTTGCAGCTGCACCGATACCAGTCACGAGATGCTGAAACAATATGTTGCTGCCAATCAGACGTCTACTATTCATGAATTAAAAACAACATTAGGCTGGAAAAGTCTATCAGGCTGCAACGTTTGCTCATCTGCCCTACAATATTATTTAGAGCTTTATCATCCAGAGACTACAATTCGTGACAGAAATATCACAGCTGAATGCAGCTTCAATGTAGACACAGCTCCTACAAATCCAGATTTAATAAGTGGTCTCCATGCAGAGTTTGATTCGGTTTCCCTTAGGAGTGAGCTGCAAAGCTGCTGCGCAAGCTTACTTTTCCCAGCACCAGTAAAGGCAGCCATTACGTCCAGCATTCAATATCCGGTTGGGATACTTGTTCATGATATCGGAATTACAGGAGCGCCAGCAGGGTGGGAAATTTATGCTGGAGGGCATGCAGAGCATCCCGTTAAGCAAGGGCAACTTATCGCTGTAGCAGAGTCAAATATGCAAGCATTGGCATTGTCAGCAGCACTCCTCCAGCTTTACCGGGAGAATGCCGAATTTGGCGAGCGGATGTGGAAATGGGTGGAGAGAGCAGGCATCATCGATATTAGAGAAATCATTCTCGATAGCCGCTGCCAGGTAGAGCTTAACGGCCGCGCACAGTTAGCTGCCGCAGCGCAACAAAGGATGAAAGGACTTGGTGAGGGCAAATGCAGCAATCGTTAG
- the glp gene encoding gephyrin-like molybdotransferase Glp, producing the protein MSVLNPIQPLTASVSIALMKLTREMKEPICETVSLEDCISRVLAHDFEGPFSLPPFRRAAMDGYAIYAASSGGASKERPVLLQVKGEIRSGQSEHMYDMESEMMTAVRIFTGAPVPAGYDAIVVQEAARERMDLRGFSSIQIDRAYPKGQHIAEKGEDVLNGMKVLYRGTAIKSKEIAILASFGQTEVQVYKKPLVTIIPVGDELLVPGDSLQSGKIFDANSFMVSARLRELGAAVIRQRPIPDCRKTIENALKAALEQSEMIVTTGGVSVGDYDFVKLAAESIGGIPLFTKVVMRPGTPTSAYRFGSKLLICLSGNPSACFSGIELLLRPTILKAVGRNDFRSEWMEGRLIDAIDKPSPYPRYARAFVYRSEKEWMVEPLRHDKSGNVAAFARANAIVQIPAGGAGASAGQEVRFVSLTI; encoded by the coding sequence ATGTCGGTCCTAAATCCAATTCAACCGCTTACGGCATCCGTATCAATTGCTTTAATGAAATTGACAAGAGAAATGAAGGAGCCGATATGTGAAACGGTATCGTTAGAAGATTGTATATCCAGAGTACTTGCTCATGATTTTGAAGGCCCATTCTCCTTGCCGCCTTTCCGCCGAGCCGCAATGGATGGATACGCCATTTACGCAGCTTCGTCGGGAGGTGCAAGCAAGGAAAGGCCGGTGTTATTACAGGTTAAAGGGGAAATTCGGTCGGGTCAATCAGAGCATATGTACGATATGGAGTCAGAAATGATGACTGCGGTTCGTATTTTCACCGGTGCTCCCGTGCCTGCTGGCTATGATGCGATTGTCGTGCAGGAAGCAGCACGCGAACGAATGGACCTGCGAGGTTTTTCATCCATTCAAATTGATCGTGCTTACCCAAAAGGGCAACACATTGCCGAGAAGGGCGAGGATGTCCTAAATGGGATGAAGGTGCTATACCGTGGAACGGCTATCAAATCGAAAGAAATCGCCATTTTAGCTTCTTTTGGGCAAACAGAAGTACAGGTATATAAAAAACCTCTCGTTACGATTATTCCGGTTGGGGATGAATTGCTTGTGCCAGGCGACAGCTTGCAATCCGGAAAAATTTTTGACGCGAACAGCTTCATGGTAAGCGCTCGGCTTAGGGAGCTTGGAGCCGCGGTCATTCGTCAGAGGCCTATACCCGATTGCCGGAAAACGATAGAAAACGCACTTAAGGCGGCGCTAGAGCAATCAGAAATGATCGTAACTACAGGAGGTGTATCGGTTGGTGATTACGACTTCGTAAAGCTGGCAGCGGAAAGCATCGGCGGTATACCTTTGTTTACTAAAGTTGTCATGCGGCCGGGAACACCTACATCTGCCTATCGCTTTGGATCTAAGCTGCTCATATGCTTATCCGGGAATCCATCTGCATGCTTCTCAGGTATCGAGCTGCTGCTTCGTCCCACAATATTAAAGGCTGTCGGAAGAAATGATTTTCGGTCCGAGTGGATGGAAGGGCGTCTAATCGATGCCATAGACAAACCATCCCCTTATCCAAGATATGCGAGAGCATTTGTCTATCGCTCGGAGAAGGAATGGATGGTAGAGCCGCTGCGTCATGATAAGTCCGGTAATGTTGCTGCCTTCGCTAGAGCCAATGCTATCGTACAAATACCAGCCGGAGGGGCCGGCGCTTCAGCTGGGCAAGAAGTTCGCTTTGTTTCATTAACAATCTAG
- a CDS encoding nitrate/nitrite transporter, with the protein MERKGFWQSGHKPTLFSAFLYFDMSFMIWVLIGPLSVIIAADYPMDPVQKANLVALPILGGSILRLVLGFMTDYIGPKRTAQFGMLFTLIPLIMGWKFVHSLDQLYIVALLLGVAGASFAAALPLASQWYSKEHQGLAMGIAGAGNSGTVISTLFANRLAQHYGSWEMVFGLALIPIIIVFIIFTIFAKNSPNRPAPKKLSQYAQVLKQGDAWVFCAFYCVTFGGFVGLSNYLTIFFNTQYGLSPVRAADFTTFCVIAGSFFRPVGGYLSDRIGGARMLTILYGGAGLMLAAVASLPTLPVVITLLFIGMMCLGAGNGSVFQLVPQRFGSELGLMTGIIGAAGGLGGYALPLILGNLYQSTGSYTSGFLILSFVTLASLILLTVMQSKWKHKWMAKGGKARLDVITDASQVNV; encoded by the coding sequence ATGGAGAGAAAAGGATTTTGGCAAAGCGGGCACAAACCTACCTTATTTAGTGCATTTCTTTATTTTGACATGAGTTTTATGATTTGGGTGCTTATTGGTCCTCTCAGCGTCATTATTGCGGCCGATTATCCGATGGACCCTGTTCAAAAAGCAAACCTCGTAGCTCTTCCTATATTAGGAGGTTCTATTTTAAGATTAGTGTTAGGTTTCATGACCGATTATATCGGCCCCAAACGAACAGCTCAGTTCGGAATGCTCTTTACTCTTATTCCATTAATAATGGGCTGGAAATTCGTGCATTCCTTGGATCAGCTCTATATCGTAGCCCTTCTGCTCGGCGTTGCTGGCGCCTCATTTGCTGCAGCCTTGCCGCTTGCCAGCCAGTGGTATTCCAAGGAGCATCAAGGACTTGCAATGGGGATAGCTGGGGCTGGAAATAGCGGCACAGTCATTTCTACCTTGTTTGCTAACCGCTTGGCGCAGCATTACGGCAGCTGGGAAATGGTTTTTGGACTGGCTCTCATTCCGATCATAATCGTCTTTATTATCTTCACGATCTTTGCCAAAAATAGTCCGAACCGTCCTGCGCCTAAGAAGCTATCACAATATGCACAAGTTTTAAAACAAGGTGATGCATGGGTGTTCTGTGCTTTCTACTGCGTAACCTTTGGCGGATTCGTCGGACTCTCCAACTATTTGACCATCTTCTTCAACACACAATATGGATTATCGCCAGTCAGAGCCGCTGATTTCACAACCTTCTGCGTCATTGCAGGCAGTTTCTTTAGACCCGTCGGCGGATATCTTTCAGACCGGATTGGCGGCGCAAGGATGCTCACTATACTTTACGGCGGCGCAGGTTTGATGCTTGCTGCAGTAGCATCATTGCCCACACTGCCTGTTGTCATTACTTTACTTTTCATCGGAATGATGTGTCTCGGCGCAGGAAACGGTTCTGTATTCCAGCTTGTACCGCAGCGCTTTGGCAGCGAACTAGGCCTCATGACAGGTATTATCGGGGCTGCTGGCGGCTTAGGCGGGTATGCGCTCCCTCTCATTCTCGGAAATCTTTATCAATCTACCGGCTCATATACTTCCGGCTTCTTGATCCTCAGCTTTGTGACGCTGGCATCTCTTATTTTGTTAACGGTCATGCAATCGAAATGGAAACATAAATGGATGGCTAAAGGCGGTAAAGCCCGTCTAGACGTTATCACAGATGCTTCTCAAGTTAATGTTTAA
- a CDS encoding anthranilate phosphoribosyltransferase, translated as MITNLLKEVARGKRGARDLSYEEALGAANAILDLKATPAQIGAFFIAERMKMESVEELEAFVSVCRKHAYRTSLQQGLDCAGPYDGRKKSFFSTFATAFLITAAGLPVTLHGTASLPPKWGITLHDLLLELGINAELVPREQILKAAMDTGVLYVPAEQWCPPLKQLRSIRLELGMRTVLNTAEKLIDYSHSPYLVFGVYHNTVFARMAQLATNLRYRKALIVQGVEGSEDLFIERPTRTYIVENGESSLQIIDPGTYGLETPIPDADWTPAEQIRITEAILQGEGHIAFVNQVLLNGAVRLQIAGKVDSIEEGIYTCKHLLDTGAPWELYSKWQGAMRGSGIAIL; from the coding sequence ATGATTACGAATCTATTAAAGGAAGTTGCCAGAGGTAAGAGGGGCGCCCGCGATCTCAGTTACGAAGAGGCGCTGGGAGCAGCGAATGCCATTCTAGATTTGAAAGCTACCCCAGCACAAATCGGTGCATTTTTTATAGCTGAACGAATGAAGATGGAGAGTGTTGAAGAGCTTGAAGCGTTCGTGTCTGTCTGTCGTAAACATGCTTATCGAACTTCTCTGCAGCAAGGACTAGATTGTGCTGGGCCATATGACGGGCGGAAGAAGTCGTTCTTTAGTACGTTTGCGACGGCCTTTCTGATTACAGCGGCTGGACTTCCGGTCACTCTCCATGGAACAGCGTCGTTACCTCCAAAGTGGGGGATAACGCTGCACGATTTACTTTTAGAATTAGGAATAAATGCGGAGCTTGTTCCACGTGAGCAGATTTTAAAAGCAGCGATGGATACGGGTGTGCTTTATGTTCCAGCTGAGCAATGGTGCCCACCACTGAAGCAATTGCGTTCGATTCGATTAGAGCTTGGCATGCGAACGGTGCTCAACACGGCGGAGAAGCTAATCGATTACTCCCATTCCCCTTATTTGGTATTCGGCGTTTATCATAATACAGTCTTTGCAAGAATGGCTCAATTGGCCACTAATTTACGGTATAGAAAAGCACTCATTGTACAAGGGGTGGAAGGATCTGAGGATCTGTTCATCGAGCGTCCGACTCGTACGTATATCGTCGAGAATGGTGAATCTAGTCTTCAAATTATCGATCCCGGCACGTATGGATTAGAGACTCCTATCCCTGACGCGGATTGGACTCCAGCCGAGCAAATTCGTATAACGGAAGCTATCCTGCAAGGGGAAGGACATATTGCCTTCGTCAACCAGGTGCTTTTAAATGGGGCGGTACGACTGCAGATCGCAGGGAAGGTGGACTCTATAGAAGAAGGGATTTATACATGTAAGCATTTGCTTGATACAGGTGCTCCATGGGAGCTTTATAGCAAATGGCAAGGCGCGATGCGCGGTAGCGGCATTGCCATTCTATGA